In Triticum aestivum cultivar Chinese Spring chromosome 5B, IWGSC CS RefSeq v2.1, whole genome shotgun sequence, the following proteins share a genomic window:
- the LOC123110976 gene encoding keratin, type II cytoskeletal 1-like — MVKIKETLLAKHLATKVELTEKKDKQKEKWARRSVFEERKIALEEQRRDEKTAEEDRFMVMNPEGMDVMTREFWEMKRMEIMCWRRVELQNLMAGGGGFAFGNGGFGGFGGGFAFGNGGGGVGFGGGGGGLGFGGGGGDASANGGEDASAGGVDASANDGDGGDASAIPNDDEDGARAMAGGGTDDLSCVCFDHMFSFCLIAYS; from the coding sequence ATGGTGAAGATCAAAGAAACTTTGTTGGCCAAGCATTTGGCAACAAAGGTTGAATTGACCGAGAAGAAAGACAAGCAGAAAGAGAAGTGGGCGAGGAGGTCTGTCTTCGAGGAGCGCAAGATTGCTCTAGAGGAGCAAAGGAGAGATGAGAAGACCGCCGAGGAGGACCGGTTCATGGTGATGAATCCGGAGGGCATGGATGTGATGACAAGAGAATTTTGGGAGATGAAAAGGATGGAGATCATGTGCTGGAGGAGGGTGGAGCTTCAAAATCTTATGGCCggtggtggtggttttgctttcGGCAATGGTGGGTTTGGAGGTTTTGGAGGAGGGTTTGCATTCGGCAATGGTGGTGGGGGTGTTGGgtttggaggtggaggtggtggtcttgggtttggaggtggtggtggcgatgcTTCGGCCAACGGTGGTGAAGATGCTTCAGCCGGTGGTGTGGATGCTTCGGCCAAcgatggtgatggtggtgatgcTTCGGCCATCccaaatgatgatgaagatggtgctcGTGCTATGGCGGGTGGTGGGACGGACGATCTTTCCTGCGTGTGCTTCGATCATATGTTTTCATTTTGTTTGATTGCGTATTCATAG